A genomic region of Papaver somniferum cultivar HN1 chromosome 7, ASM357369v1, whole genome shotgun sequence contains the following coding sequences:
- the LOC113295684 gene encoding uncharacterized protein LOC113295684 encodes MLKYCSVHHDQRTIQKDEHWLLPDSEYLKLNMDASFDSDSSYVGVGLILKNSTGSCEGIIGRLFHGGIDPEHAECLAFKEAIQWEKEKGLKKVTFEGDCLNVINSVKYANSSVHWMNEGLVHEIRHLLSNISWFNVNYVRRHANNDAHVIANEVRTGRQSFDYQCNIPEIFMKEIRKDNMSTVVS; translated from the coding sequence ATGTTGAAATATTGTTCTGTGCACCATGATCAAAGAACAATTCAAAAAGATGAACATTGGTTGTTGCCTGATTCAGAATATTTGAAACTTAACATGGATGCTTCTTTTGATAGTGATTCTTCATATGTGGGAGTGGGATTAATTCTTAAAAATTCTACAGGTTCCTGCGAAGGCATCATAGGAAGACTCTTCCATGGAGGAATAGACCCTGAGCATGCAGAATGCCTTGCTTTTAAAGAAGCTATtcaatgggaaaaagaaaaaggtcTGAAGAAAGTAACTTTTGAAGGTGATTGTCTAAATGTCATCAACTCGGTTAAATATGCTAACTCTTCAGTTCACTGGATGAATGAAGGTCTTGTACATGAAATAAGGCATCTACTATCTAATATTTCTTGGTTTAATGTAAATTATGTAAGAAGACACGCTAACAATGATGCGCATGTAATTGCGAATGAAGTTAGAACTGGTAGACAATCTTTTGACTATCAATGTAATATTCCTGAAATCTTCATGAAAGAAATCAGGAAGGATAACATGTCTACCGTTGTAAGTTAA
- the LOC113295686 gene encoding uncharacterized protein LOC113295686: MVVVVVVLGLSSGGNSAFREEPQKRRCSFEKLRKDSVKFTNDINILHKSPLFEDLKYGIFPQVCFMLNDHQYTHGYYLVDGVYPKWFTLVQCYRHPPVGALGHSYRHFNNRQMAVRKDVEHTFGILKRKFDIICGPYRVLGAREMHKTMLTCRILHNMVIQETHRDKEWTNYEDEDMRPEIQPQRGVPARNYAQMTNYIQNQNLYGSLRDDLRVNLWAEHGIAGRSNY, translated from the exons AtggtggtagtggtagtggtTTTAGGCTTGAGTAGTGGTGGTAATTCTGCTTTCAGGGAAGAACCGCAGAAGAGAAGATGCAGTTTTGAGAAACTGAGAAAAGACTCGGTGAA GTTCACAAATGATATTAATATTTTGCACAAGTCGCCTCTGTTTGAAGATCTGAAGTATGGAATTTTTCCCCAAGTTTGTTTCATGCTCAACGACCATCAGTACACTCATGGGTATTATCTTGTGGATGGTGTCTACCCAAAATGGTTCACCTTGGTTCAATGTTACCGCCATCCTCCTGTCGGTGCATTGGGCCATTCATACCGGCATTTTAACAACCGCCAAATGGCAGTGAGGAAGGATGTTGAACacacttttggaattttgaagaggaagttcgATATCATTTGTGGGCCATATCGTGTTTTGGGTGctcgtgaaatgcacaagactatgctcacttgTAGAATTCTCCATAACATGGTTATTCAGGAAACCCATCGCGATAAGGagtggactaactatgaagatgaagatatgagGCCTGAGATTCAACCACAAAGAGGCGTGCCTGCAAGAAATTATGCTCAAATGACTAATTATATTCAGAATCAGAATTTATATGGTAGTTTAAGAGATGATCTGAGAGTGAATCTTTGGGCAGAGCATGGAATAGCGGGTCGGAGTAattattaa